From the genome of Psychrilyobacter atlanticus DSM 19335, one region includes:
- the gloA gene encoding lactoylglutathione lyase, translated as MNYKLEHGCIRVMDLDKSLEFYKKALSLEEVNRLDYSEYEFTLVYLSDKNRNFEIELTYNYNTEKPYEMGNGFSHFALTVTDLEKSHEFHKNMGLEVTDLKGLPGEKPRYYFVTDPDGYKIEIIRG; from the coding sequence ATGAACTATAAATTAGAACATGGATGTATCAGAGTAATGGATTTGGATAAATCACTGGAATTTTATAAAAAAGCACTATCTTTGGAGGAAGTAAACAGACTGGACTATTCGGAGTATGAATTTACTTTGGTATATTTAAGTGATAAAAACAGAAATTTTGAAATAGAGTTAACATATAATTATAACACTGAAAAACCCTATGAGATGGGAAATGGATTCAGTCATTTTGCATTGACTGTAACTGACTTGGAAAAATCCCATGAGTTCCATAAAAATATGGGGCTGGAAGTAACTGACCTTAAGGGATTACCTGGGGAAAAACCAAGATATTATTTTGTTACAGATCCCGATGGATATAAGATAGAAATTATAAGAGGGTAG
- a CDS encoding MurR/RpiR family transcriptional regulator produces the protein MAKNILENISKKAFTEQDNIIFDYISNNNITSLTSHELAQECYCSTATINRFCKKIGVDGFGELKILLKLNQKYAQGYNDNKLNTRNISEIREISREIKKNKPICVFGRGASSISGQYLFRQLLKLGYHVSFVMDIELFYELKGYNLIIISNSGENQFGLRLIDIVKENDVNIMSITYKNSSIDKASKYSLTHMNKQNFKNLIEREQQLHLILLINHLINALNIKD, from the coding sequence ATGGCGAAAAATATATTAGAAAATATAAGTAAAAAAGCGTTTACAGAGCAAGATAATATAATTTTTGATTATATTTCAAACAATAATATAACTTCTTTAACCTCTCATGAGTTGGCACAGGAGTGCTACTGTTCAACTGCTACCATCAATCGTTTTTGTAAAAAAATAGGTGTAGATGGGTTTGGAGAGTTGAAAATTTTATTAAAATTGAATCAAAAATATGCTCAAGGTTACAACGATAATAAATTGAATACTAGAAATATTTCTGAAATCAGAGAAATTTCAAGAGAGATAAAAAAAAATAAACCTATATGTGTTTTTGGAAGGGGAGCCAGTTCTATTAGCGGCCAATATCTGTTCAGACAATTATTAAAATTGGGATATCATGTTTCATTCGTTATGGATATCGAGTTATTCTATGAGTTAAAAGGGTATAATTTAATAATTATATCTAATTCGGGAGAGAATCAGTTTGGGTTGAGATTGATAGATATTGTTAAAGAAAATGATGTAAACATTATGTCTATTACTTATAAAAATTCTTCAATTGATAAAGCGAGTAAGTATTCACTAACTCATATGAATAAACAAAATTTTAAAAACTTAATTGAAAGGGAACAGCAGTTACATTTAATATTACTGATAAATCACTTAATTAATGCATTAAATATCAAAGACTAA
- a CDS encoding PTS transporter subunit EIIC — protein sequence MKKIIIGKLEKFGRAFLVPVAILPFAGIILGIGNGFTGNELVRVVPFLGTPIMAFIFGLFKVTGGAVFSNLPIIFAIGLAVGLSKREKGTAGLSAGLGYFVFINVMNFVLKGRGLLVSEDLASHGQKLVFGIQVYDVNVFGGIIISILAYYSIKHFIDIKLPSALSFFEGPRFVPLIVMLYSILAGIVCALVWPSIAGMITQISIFLTSLGAFGAFFYGMIERLLIPFGLHHALNSMMKFTELGGSATINGTTYYGFVNVFAGVLENAGAPFTRGMTQFYAGQFIVKIFGLTGAAFAMYKTSFLQHRTKTKAVLIAASIASILTGITEPLEFTFLFVAPVLYLIHAFLAGTAFFVMYITNTVAFGIQGAGLINFILYNVLNSSRVGWFGVLWIGPLYFLLYFFIFKYMILKFNYKTPGRSEEMTGLASKKDAREKYGIKAQSSAKGGSKSNEKKERALKLIEVHGGKDNIVDVDACITRLRIDVKDKSIVKKETITEELAAMGVTESGMQIQSIYGGDAKDYKLLIREQLGMEI from the coding sequence ATGAAAAAAATAATAATAGGAAAGTTGGAGAAGTTTGGCCGGGCGTTTTTGGTTCCAGTTGCCATACTACCATTTGCAGGAATTATTTTAGGAATAGGTAATGGTTTTACAGGGAACGAATTAGTAAGGGTAGTGCCGTTTTTAGGAACACCAATAATGGCATTTATTTTTGGGTTATTTAAAGTTACAGGGGGAGCTGTATTTTCAAACTTACCAATTATATTTGCAATTGGTTTAGCAGTTGGACTGAGTAAAAGGGAAAAAGGAACAGCCGGTTTATCTGCTGGTCTTGGTTACTTTGTATTTATCAATGTAATGAACTTTGTATTAAAAGGGCGTGGGTTGTTAGTATCTGAAGATTTAGCCAGTCATGGGCAAAAATTAGTTTTTGGTATTCAAGTGTATGATGTAAATGTATTTGGAGGAATTATAATTTCAATCCTTGCATATTATTCAATAAAACATTTTATTGATATAAAGTTACCCTCTGCACTATCATTTTTTGAAGGTCCTAGATTTGTACCTTTAATAGTTATGTTATATAGTATTTTAGCAGGAATTGTATGTGCATTAGTTTGGCCAAGTATAGCTGGAATGATAACTCAAATATCTATATTTTTAACATCTTTAGGAGCTTTTGGAGCTTTCTTCTATGGAATGATAGAGAGGTTGTTAATACCATTTGGTTTACATCATGCTCTTAACTCAATGATGAAATTTACTGAATTAGGTGGATCAGCTACAATTAATGGAACCACTTATTATGGTTTTGTAAATGTATTTGCAGGAGTATTAGAAAATGCAGGGGCCCCGTTTACAAGGGGAATGACTCAATTTTACGCTGGTCAGTTTATAGTTAAAATATTTGGACTGACAGGAGCAGCTTTTGCTATGTATAAGACTTCATTTTTACAGCATAGAACAAAAACAAAAGCAGTGTTGATTGCGGCATCAATAGCGTCAATTTTAACAGGAATAACTGAACCACTTGAATTTACATTTTTATTTGTTGCACCAGTTTTATATTTGATTCATGCTTTTTTAGCAGGAACAGCATTTTTCGTAATGTATATAACTAATACAGTAGCCTTTGGTATACAAGGTGCAGGCCTGATTAACTTTATTTTATATAATGTATTAAACTCATCTCGTGTAGGTTGGTTTGGTGTTTTATGGATTGGCCCGTTATACTTTTTACTATATTTCTTTATCTTTAAATATATGATTTTAAAATTTAATTATAAGACACCAGGAAGATCTGAAGAAATGACAGGATTAGCATCTAAAAAAGATGCCAGAGAAAAATATGGGATAAAGGCACAGAGTTCAGCTAAAGGTGGAAGTAAAAGTAATGAAAAGAAAGAAAGAGCTTTAAAATTGATTGAAGTTCACGGAGGAAAAGACAATATTGTTGATGTAGATGCCTGTATAACAAGATTACGTATAGATGTTAAGGATAAGAGTATTGTAAAAAAAGAAACTATTACTGAAGAACTTGCAGCCATGGGAGTTACAGAATCTGGAATGCAGATTCAATCGATCTATGGTGGAGATGCAAAAGATTATAAATTATTGATTAGAGAACAATTAGGAATGGAAATATAA